In Miscanthus floridulus cultivar M001 chromosome 5, ASM1932011v1, whole genome shotgun sequence, one genomic interval encodes:
- the LOC136453583 gene encoding uncharacterized protein, whose product MGKSGKKPRESHRQGRGRRASHFGDEDGDDLPSSAYDAPPCQNEDSSDDNDDTSEATLEDEPERDAEAGEQDQWQGSMPSKFHLYQLSVQSPKGDISYLQKFFLMYVGGRVPLHLQEDFCGTALLSTEWIRTDARRTAIGLDLDLESLEWCLENNLSKIGADGYSRMLLFHGNVLQPKEARFVKQKFSDLVHSLDVNNDNGSGSNSCEQTGLADSKYLANSTMSEAAFPGRDIICAFNYSCCCLHNRKHLVLYFRHVCSALSKRGGIFVMDAYGGTSSERKLRLQRKFPSFTYFWEQDEFDIISRQTRISLHFQAGKKQMLRHAFTYHWRLWSIPEIKDCLEEAGFKSVHVWIREMPNTQSSGNAKEYNANRDVKYEELQRFNQGDAWNAYVIGVANI is encoded by the exons ATGGGCAAAAGCGGAAAGAAACCGAGGGAATCGCACCGACAGGGCCGCGGCCGCCGGGCGTCGCACTTCGGCGACGAGGACGGCGACGACTTACCTTCGTCAGCCTACGACGCGCCACCGTGCCAAAACGAGGACTCCTCTGACGACAACGACGACACCAGCGAAGCAACATTGGAGGACGAACCAGAGAGGGATGCGGAAGCAGGCGAGCAGGACCAATGGCAAGGATCAATGCCTTCCAAGTTTCACCTATACCAGCTCTCCGTGCAG TCGCCAAAGGGGGACATCAGCTACCTGCAGAAGTTCTTCCTGATGTACGTCGGCGGGCGCGTCCCTCTCCACCTGCAGGAGGATTTCTGTGGCACGGCCCTCCTCAG CACCGAGTGGATCCGTACTGATGCTAGAAGGACAGCAATCGGCTTAGATTTGGATCTTGAGTCACTTGAGTGGTGCCTTGAAAACAACCTAAGCAAGATTGGAGCTGATGGATATTCAAGAATGTTGCTTTTCCATGGAAATGTTCTACAACCAAAGGAAGCCCGTTTTGTCAAGCAAAAGTTTAGTGATCTTGTGCATAGTCTAGATGTGAACAACGACAATGGCTCAGGAAGTAACAGTTGCGAGCAGACGGGTCTTGCTGACTCAAAGTACTTAGCCAATTCGACCATGTCAGAGGCAGCTTTTCCTGGAAGGGATATTATCTGTGCATTCAACTACAGCTGCTGTTGCCTGCATAATCGGAAGCACTTGGTTTTGTATTTCAGGCATGTATGCAGTGCGCTCTCGAAAAGAGGTGGTATATTTGTAATGGATGCCTACGGTGGCACATCATCTGAACGCAAGTTACGTCTCCAGCGGAAATTCCCCAGTTTCACG TATTTCTGGGAGCAAGATGAGTTTGATATCATCAGTCGCCAAACAAGGATCAGTCTCCACTTTCAAGCTGGAAAAAAACAAATGCTGAGGCATGCTTTCACATACCATTGGCGCCT ATGGTCGATACCAGAGATCAAGGACTGCTTGGAGGAAGCTGGATTCAAGTCCGTCCACGTTTGGATCAGGGAGATGCCAAATACCCAGTCAAGTGGAAACGCCAAGGAATATAATGCCAACCGAGACGTGAAGTACGAAGAATTGCAGCGTTTCAATCAGGGAGATGCTTGGAACGCCTACGTCATTGGAGTAGCAAATATCTAG